From Paralcaligenes sp. KSB-10:
CCCGCCGGCATCGAGCCAGGCGATGCTGCCGCCGCCGGCGCCGACCTCGGCGATTTCAATCGATGGCACGCGGATGACATGTCCGCCGCTCGAGCCTCCAGAGTGGCTCATGCCGCCGCCGACATGATATTCGGAGGATTCAAACGGTTTGCCGTTTTCGATCAGCGTCGCCTTGGCCGTGGTGCCGCCCATATCGAAGGCGATCAAATTACGCTCGCCGGTTTGCTGTGCCAGGTAGCATGCCGCCAGAACGCCCGCGGCCGGGCCCGACTCAACGATGTTGACGGGCCGCTGCCGGGCCAGCTCGGCGGAAATAAGACCACCGTTCGACTGCATGACCAGGACATCGCCCCGGTATGCGATCGAAATGAGGGCCTCCTGGAGTTGCCGCAAATAATGGTCGACCACCGGCATCAGGTAGGTGTTGATGACGGTTGTGCTGGTGCGCTCATACTCGCGAGCCTCGCCGAGCACTTCGGTCGAGCGGCAGATCGTCATGTCGGGGAAGAGCTCCTGGCCTACAGTCTGCACGAGTTGCTCATGGGTGGGATCGACATAAGAATTGATGAGGCATATCGCCACATTGCTTATCCCCTGGGCCTGCAAGCGTTTGAATGCCTGTTCAATGTCTGCGCGTTCCGGAGCGCGCAGCACTTCGCCGCGCGCCGACATTCTTTCGTCGATTTCCAGGCGATGCGCGCGCTGCACCAAAGGCGCGGGCTTGACCCACCGAAGATCGTGCACATCCGCTCCCCAGCCTCCACGGCCTATCTCCAGGACGTCGCAGAATCCCTTGGTGGTAAGCAGGCCCAGTTGCGGCCCGGTGCCCTCCAGAATGGCGTTGGTGGCTACGGTCGTGCCATGGATAAAGCCATTGAGATCTCCGCCGCTCAGCTTGAATTCGCCGAAGACTTCGGTCAGTGCGCCAAGAATGCCACGCGAAAAATCTTCCGGCGTCGAGAGTACCTTGCGCCTGAACAGGCTGCCGTCATCGCCGAGGACGATGAGATCGGTGAAAGTTCCGCCCGTATCGACGCCGACCCGGTACGTAGTCCCTGTTCTGCTAATCATGCTCATTCAGCCTTTTCTGAAGCGGTGGCGGGCATCTTCGCTTTGCCTTCGATGACGACGCCGGCGCGGCGTTCGACCAGCTCGACGATGCGGGTGAAGTCCTGGTCGCCAAGTTCCGTCGCGGCCGTTTCCCACACTTCGGCGACCGCTCTGCCGATGGTGAACGGTACGCCGTATTCATCGGCGAACTCTTTGCACAGACGCACGTCCTTGTTCAGCAAGACGGCACGAAACCCAAAATTGAAGCTGCGATCGAGCACCGAGCGGGGGAACTTGTCGGTGGTTGCCGTGTTGCGGCCGCTGCTGGCATTGAGAACATCGAGCATGACGCTGGCGTCCAATCCGGCCTTCACGCCTAAAGCCATGACTTCCGTCGTGGCGGCCATGGCGTTGGCTGACAGGAGATTATTGAGCACCTTCATGGCTTGGCCCTGGCCGGGGCGGTCGCCGACCAGAAAGACGCGGCCCAGCATCTCCAGGAAAGGCTGGGCGCGTTCGAAGTCCGCTTGCGCACCCGACGCCATGATCGCCAGCGTGCCTTTGGCGGCGCCCGACACGCCGCCGCTGACTGGCGCATCCAGGAAGCGCATGCCGCGTTGCTGCAGGATCTCGGCCACGGCCACTGCGGTAGCCGGGCCCGTGGTGGACAGATCGATGGCCAGCTTGGCGCGGCGGCCCTGGGCCAGGCCGTCCGCTCCTTCGACCACCGCGCGCAGCGATGCGGGAGTGGGCAGGCTCATCAGCACGATATCCGCCCGATCGGCAAGCTCCCTTGGGGTGCGCGCCGCGGCCTCGGGCCCTGCGAAGGCAAGTGCCTGCTGATGGCGCAGGTCTTGTACGATCAGGGCGCACTTGGCGTTGCGCAGGCGAGTAGCCATGGGAAGCCCCATATTTCCTAGGCCGATAAATCCGATGCAGGTCATAGCTTCAGTCTCCGTTGTACGACTCTCTGGGGCTCACTCGTGTCTATCGCAGCACGAAGGGATTGGGCACGTCGTTGCCCATATCGATCCAGACACTCTTGGTTTGCAGATATTCATTGATCATGCCCATGCCGTTCTCACGGCCGAGGCCGGAACGCTTGTAGCCGCCGAAAGGCATCATGTAGCTGACCGCGCGATAGGTATTGACCCAGACCGTGCCGGCCTCGAGCCGATCGACCATGGTCAGCGCACGGCCGATGTTCTCGGTCCACACGCCAGCCGCCAAGCCATACGGCAGGCTATTGGCGATATGCACCGCCTCTTCATCGTCTTCAAAAGGCAGGACCGCGAGTACGGGACCGAAAACCTCTTCGCGTGCGATTTGCATCTCCGGTGTAACACCGGAGAAAATGGTGGGCTCCACAAACCAGCCGGTACCGCACTCGGGCCGCCGGGACGGACTTCCGCCGAGCAGGCATGTGGCGCCTTCGCTCTTGGCCGTCTCGATGTAGCGCAGGACCTTGTCATACTGAGGGCGCGTGGTGACCGGACCTACCTGGGTTTCGAGCTTGCTTGGATCGCCGATTCGGGCAGTGCCGGCGAACTCGACCACTTTGTCGACGAAGGCGTCGTGGATCTTGCGCTGCACCAGAAGACGCGAGCCGGCAATACAAGTCTGGCCCGTGGCCGCGAAGATGCCGGAGATCACCCCCTTGACCGCATTGTCGAGATTGGCATCGGCAAAGACGATATTCGGGGACTTGCCACCCAGTTCCAGCGTGATGCGCTTGAAGTGGCGCGCGGCCAGCTCGTTGACACGCTGCCCGGCGGATTCGCCGCCAGTGAAGGCGATCTTGGCCACCAGTGGATGAGTCACCAGTGTTTCGCCGATATCGGCGCCGAAGCCCGTAACCACGTTGACTACGCCCGGCGGGAACCCGGCTTCGTCGAACAGCTTGACGAATTCGAGCGCGGAGACAGATGAAAATTCAGAAGGCTTCCACACCACCGTGTTGCCTGCCGCGAGTGCCGGCGCAAGCTTCCATACAGCCAGCAAAAGAGGTGAATTCCAGGGTGTGATCGCCGCGACGACTCCCAGGGGTTCAGACTTGGTATAGGTGAACATCTTGGTTTTATCGTTGGGGACCACCGAGCCTTCGATCTTGTCGGCCAGCCCGCCGTAATAATAGAACCACTGGGGTATGTAGCGTACCTGGCCCAGCATCTCTGCGAGCAGTTTGCCGTTGTCGCGGGTTTCGATGCTGCCCAGCCGTTCTGCATTGGCGGCAATGAGGTCGCCCAGGCGCCGCAGTAGATTGCCGCGGGCGCTGGCGCTCAATCCGCGCCAGCTCGGTGCTACAAAGGCCCGGTGAGCGGCCTCGATAGCGCGCACAACGTCTTCCGTACCGCCCTTGGCCACCATTGCCCAGGGCCGGCCTGTGTAGGGGTCGAACGATTCAAAATACTCGCCGGTGGAAGGTGGGCAAGGCTTGCCGTCCAGGTACAAGTCGTAATGGTCCATGATGTTCTCCTGTCGATGTCTGCCGAGGCCGTCTTACTTGTCCGGGGCGGGTTCGGCGAGCACTTCCTTGGCGACGCGAAAGGCGTCGACCGCGGCCGGCACGCCGCCGTATACGCCGGCTTGCAGCAGGGCTTCGCGTATCTCTTCCTGGGTGCAGCCGTTGCGCAAGGCGCCGCGAACATGTATCTTCAATTCATGCGGTCG
This genomic window contains:
- a CDS encoding aldehyde dehydrogenase: MDHYDLYLDGKPCPPSTGEYFESFDPYTGRPWAMVAKGGTEDVVRAIEAAHRAFVAPSWRGLSASARGNLLRRLGDLIAANAERLGSIETRDNGKLLAEMLGQVRYIPQWFYYYGGLADKIEGSVVPNDKTKMFTYTKSEPLGVVAAITPWNSPLLLAVWKLAPALAAGNTVVWKPSEFSSVSALEFVKLFDEAGFPPGVVNVVTGFGADIGETLVTHPLVAKIAFTGGESAGQRVNELAARHFKRITLELGGKSPNIVFADANLDNAVKGVISGIFAATGQTCIAGSRLLVQRKIHDAFVDKVVEFAGTARIGDPSKLETQVGPVTTRPQYDKVLRYIETAKSEGATCLLGGSPSRRPECGTGWFVEPTIFSGVTPEMQIAREEVFGPVLAVLPFEDDEEAVHIANSLPYGLAAGVWTENIGRALTMVDRLEAGTVWVNTYRAVSYMMPFGGYKRSGLGRENGMGMINEYLQTKSVWIDMGNDVPNPFVLR
- a CDS encoding NAD(P)-dependent oxidoreductase, whose protein sequence is MTCIGFIGLGNMGLPMATRLRNAKCALIVQDLRHQQALAFAGPEAAARTPRELADRADIVLMSLPTPASLRAVVEGADGLAQGRRAKLAIDLSTTGPATAVAVAEILQQRGMRFLDAPVSGGVSGAAKGTLAIMASGAQADFERAQPFLEMLGRVFLVGDRPGQGQAMKVLNNLLSANAMAATTEVMALGVKAGLDASVMLDVLNASSGRNTATTDKFPRSVLDRSFNFGFRAVLLNKDVRLCKEFADEYGVPFTIGRAVAEVWETAATELGDQDFTRIVELVERRAGVVIEGKAKMPATASEKAE